A single genomic interval of Chitinophaga sp. 180180018-3 harbors:
- a CDS encoding alpha-L-arabinofuranosidase C-terminal domain-containing protein codes for MKKQYRYIRTGILGLLLSVQAAQAQNTVTLKPGAGAPVINRNIYGHFAEHLGHCIYDGFYVGDTSRIPNTRGVRNDVIAALKKMKIPLLRWPGGCFADTYHWKDGIGPKDKRPTIVNTWWGNVTENNSFGTHDFLNMCEELGAEPYLAGNVGSGTAQELADWVQYVNFAGKSPMSDLRKENGRQEPWKVRFWGVGNEAWGCGGNMRPEYYVDLYRKYATFMHSEWKNDHLFKIASGANSGDYNWTEVLMKNIPRHMLEGVALHHYAVIDWNDKGDAVNFSEKQYFTTMRNALFMDTLIRKHSAIMDKYDPEKKVALVVDEWGGWYNVEPGTNPGFLYQQNTMRDAMIAGATLNIFNNHADRVRMANLAQAVNVLQSVILTKGDSMLLTPTYHVMEMYNVHQDATQIPVDVHSNDYTFNGDKLPAVTASASKDKNGVTHISVVNIDAHKEQTVTLDTRAENYKSISGRILASANLQDYNSFAQPDKIRPVAFKGATLKNNIIQVKLPPFSVVVLELK; via the coding sequence ATGAAAAAACAATATCGATACATCCGTACGGGTATTCTCGGACTCCTGTTGTCTGTACAGGCGGCTCAGGCTCAGAATACGGTTACTCTCAAGCCAGGGGCCGGTGCTCCGGTTATCAACCGTAATATTTACGGGCACTTCGCTGAACATCTCGGACATTGTATTTACGATGGTTTTTATGTGGGAGATACTTCACGTATTCCCAATACCCGTGGCGTACGCAACGACGTGATCGCTGCCCTCAAAAAAATGAAAATTCCTTTGCTGCGTTGGCCCGGTGGCTGTTTTGCAGATACTTACCATTGGAAAGACGGCATCGGGCCGAAAGACAAAAGGCCCACTATTGTTAATACCTGGTGGGGAAATGTAACAGAGAATAACAGCTTTGGTACACACGACTTCCTGAATATGTGTGAAGAACTGGGCGCAGAGCCTTACCTGGCGGGGAATGTGGGAAGTGGCACCGCGCAGGAACTGGCCGATTGGGTGCAATATGTCAACTTTGCAGGCAAAAGCCCTATGTCTGACCTCCGCAAAGAAAACGGCCGCCAGGAGCCCTGGAAGGTACGCTTCTGGGGAGTAGGCAATGAGGCCTGGGGCTGCGGTGGTAATATGCGCCCTGAATATTATGTAGACCTCTATCGCAAGTATGCTACTTTCATGCACAGCGAATGGAAAAATGATCATCTCTTCAAGATTGCTTCCGGCGCTAATTCCGGCGATTATAACTGGACGGAAGTACTGATGAAGAATATCCCGCGCCATATGCTGGAAGGTGTTGCGCTCCATCACTACGCGGTCATCGACTGGAACGATAAAGGTGATGCTGTCAATTTCTCTGAAAAACAATACTTTACCACTATGAGAAACGCTTTGTTTATGGATACACTTATCCGCAAACACTCCGCTATCATGGATAAATACGATCCCGAAAAGAAAGTGGCGCTGGTAGTAGATGAATGGGGCGGATGGTACAATGTTGAGCCGGGCACCAATCCGGGTTTCCTTTACCAGCAAAATACCATGCGCGATGCAATGATCGCCGGCGCTACGCTGAATATCTTTAATAATCATGCCGACCGGGTACGCATGGCCAACCTCGCACAGGCCGTCAACGTATTGCAATCCGTTATTCTCACAAAAGGCGATAGCATGCTGCTCACGCCTACCTACCATGTAATGGAAATGTACAATGTGCACCAGGATGCTACACAGATACCGGTAGATGTACACAGTAACGACTATACGTTTAATGGTGATAAACTGCCGGCTGTAACTGCCTCTGCATCGAAAGACAAGAATGGGGTAACACACATCTCCGTCGTAAATATCGATGCCCATAAGGAACAAACTGTTACGCTCGATACACGCGCGGAAAACTACAAGTCCATCAGCGGCCGGATCCTGGCTTCTGCCAATCTGCAGGACTATAACAGCTTTGCACAGCCGGATAAAATCAGGCCCGTTGCATTTAAAGGCGCTACTTTGAAAAACAACATCATACAAGTAAAGCTGCCGCCGTTTTCTGTAGTTGTATTGGAACTTAAGTAA
- a CDS encoding alpha-L-arabinofuranosidase C-terminal domain-containing protein, whose product MIKRTLLSVLMGVCTTSLVAQQPLNLVVKVNEVKAPVSPNMWGIFFEDINLSADGGIYAELVKNRSFEFNWPLMGWEIPEDVNRNGQILIVNRQETHPANPRFARITVTGTRSFAIDNEGFRGMGIKEGEQYNFSLYARQQGTIPVKITATLIDSTGHEIGGAAITAEGRDWQQYKASFTATATTPKAKLRISFSGPGVIDADMISLFPQHTWKQRSNGLRADLVQLLADLHPGFLRFPGGCIVEGRELQNRYQWKKTVGDVNERTVIMNRWNNEFAHRATPDYYQSFGLGFFEYFQLAEDIGASPLPILNCGMACQFNSGEVVALNELDPYVQDALDLIEFANGDVSTKWGALRAKMGHPAPFNLRMMGVGNEQWGPQYIERYTVFAKAIKTKHPEIRLVNSVGPYPGGELFNFLNDTLRKTGADILDEHYYSSPEWFLKNASRYDHYDRKGPKIFAGEYAAHAKGVGNADNKNIWQCALAEAAFMTGLERNADVVVMASYAPLLAHVDGWQWAPDLIWFDNLRAYGTPNYYVQQLYARNKGTAVVPLLNNDKPVAGQDSVYASAVVDDPKGELVLKIINAAASPKPVTIAVNGIKGWAGKATQTVLRSNNLQAVNSLDQPSYIYPVEKSIDVKGKAIQAEIAPWSFYVIRVKIRK is encoded by the coding sequence ATGATTAAAAGAACACTGTTGTCTGTATTAATGGGCGTATGCACTACATCGTTAGTTGCACAGCAACCACTGAATCTCGTTGTAAAAGTCAATGAGGTGAAAGCGCCGGTGTCGCCCAACATGTGGGGAATATTCTTTGAAGATATTAACCTCAGCGCCGACGGAGGCATTTATGCAGAACTGGTGAAGAATCGATCGTTTGAATTCAACTGGCCGTTGATGGGCTGGGAGATACCGGAAGATGTGAACCGCAACGGGCAGATCCTGATCGTAAACCGTCAGGAAACCCATCCTGCCAACCCCCGCTTTGCGAGGATAACAGTAACGGGCACACGTAGTTTTGCTATCGACAACGAAGGCTTTCGCGGAATGGGTATAAAAGAAGGAGAACAGTATAATTTCTCCCTCTACGCCCGCCAACAGGGAACTATACCGGTGAAAATCACGGCTACCCTGATAGACAGTACCGGTCATGAAATTGGAGGTGCTGCCATCACCGCCGAAGGGCGCGACTGGCAACAGTATAAGGCCAGCTTTACCGCCACTGCCACTACACCTAAGGCTAAGCTGCGGATAAGTTTCAGCGGCCCCGGCGTTATTGACGCAGATATGATTTCGCTCTTTCCCCAACATACCTGGAAACAGCGCAGTAACGGTTTGCGGGCCGACCTGGTACAGCTGCTGGCGGATCTCCATCCGGGATTCCTCCGCTTTCCGGGAGGCTGCATAGTGGAAGGCAGGGAGCTGCAGAACCGCTACCAGTGGAAGAAAACCGTGGGCGACGTAAACGAACGCACCGTCATCATGAACCGCTGGAATAATGAGTTCGCGCATCGCGCTACGCCTGATTATTACCAGTCGTTCGGCCTGGGCTTTTTTGAATACTTCCAGCTGGCGGAAGATATCGGCGCTTCTCCCTTGCCCATCCTTAACTGTGGCATGGCCTGCCAATTCAATAGTGGGGAAGTGGTAGCCCTGAATGAACTGGATCCATACGTACAGGATGCACTCGACCTCATCGAATTCGCTAACGGCGACGTAAGTACGAAATGGGGAGCACTGCGGGCTAAAATGGGACATCCGGCTCCTTTTAATCTTCGTATGATGGGCGTAGGAAACGAACAATGGGGACCACAATATATTGAACGCTACACGGTTTTTGCAAAGGCTATTAAAACAAAGCACCCGGAAATCAGGCTGGTAAACAGTGTTGGGCCATACCCCGGCGGGGAATTATTCAATTTCCTCAACGATACCCTCCGGAAAACTGGCGCCGATATCCTCGACGAACACTATTACAGCTCTCCGGAATGGTTCCTGAAAAATGCATCGCGTTATGATCACTACGACCGGAAAGGACCGAAGATCTTCGCTGGCGAATATGCTGCCCATGCTAAAGGAGTGGGCAATGCTGATAATAAGAATATCTGGCAATGCGCACTGGCAGAAGCCGCTTTCATGACAGGCCTGGAACGCAATGCGGATGTGGTGGTGATGGCCTCCTATGCGCCGCTGCTCGCACATGTAGACGGATGGCAATGGGCGCCTGATCTTATCTGGTTCGATAACCTGCGCGCTTACGGCACTCCCAATTATTATGTACAACAACTATATGCCCGTAATAAAGGCACCGCTGTTGTACCTCTCCTGAATAACGATAAGCCAGTTGCCGGGCAGGACAGCGTATATGCTTCCGCGGTAGTAGATGATCCGAAAGGAGAACTGGTGCTGAAAATTATCAATGCCGCTGCCAGCCCGAAACCCGTTACTATTGCTGTGAATGGCATAAAAGGATGGGCCGGTAAAGCCACTCAAACGGTGTTGAGGAGCAACAACCTCCAGGCCGTCAACTCATTGGATCAGCCTTCATATATATATCCCGTGGAAAAGAGTATAGATGTGAAAGGAAAGGCAATACAGGCCGAAATAGCACCCTGGTCGTTTTACGTTATCCGCGTGAAAATCAGGAAATAA
- a CDS encoding sodium/solute symporter (Members of the Solute:Sodium Symporter (SSS), TC 2.A.21 as described in tcdb.org, catalyze solute:Na+ symport. Known solutes for members of the family include sugars, amino acids, nucleosides, inositols, vitamins, urea or anions, depending on the system.), with protein sequence MLDVLVFITYFLIVSIYGYWIYRKKKKSSTDTKDFFLAEGSLTWWAIGASLIASNISAEQFIGMSGDGFFVGLAVAAYEWIAAIALIIIAVWFIPIYLKNKIYTMPQFLKTRYNETVALIMAVFWLFLYVFVNLTSILYLGALAINGLLGGQYLHVVMIALSIFAVFITLGGMKVIGYTDVIQVSVLIIGGLATTYMALTLVSEQFGLGHDAIAGFNALMKDAPDHFHMILAKPTAASSQEYINKYLVLPGILMYAAGQWIVNLNYWGCNQYITQRALGANLQTARTGILFAGLLKIMMPVIVMLPGIAAYVLHKNGHLPGLENKDGAYAAILGFLPSGLKGLSIAALTAAIVASLAGKANSISTIFTLDIYHRYISKEADESRLVWIGRITVVGAMLLAILFTWNDLLGIGGAGGFTFIQKYTGFISPGVFAMFLLGMFWKRTTGAAAVAGIITGFTLCVFFNQFAPAVTGHETIFYTAYPNGKGGYEIPFLICMGLAFMFTMIVMILISLAGPKVNPKAFVFDKGMFRISPATTVLIVVTLLLLSALYIRFW encoded by the coding sequence ATGCTAGATGTCCTCGTTTTTATCACTTACTTCCTGATCGTTTCCATTTATGGTTACTGGATTTACAGGAAAAAGAAAAAATCGTCCACGGATACAAAAGATTTTTTCCTCGCGGAAGGCTCCCTCACCTGGTGGGCCATCGGAGCTTCTCTTATCGCCTCCAACATCTCCGCCGAACAGTTTATCGGTATGAGCGGGGATGGCTTCTTCGTAGGACTGGCCGTTGCCGCCTATGAATGGATTGCCGCCATTGCGCTGATCATCATCGCCGTGTGGTTTATTCCCATCTACCTGAAAAATAAAATATACACGATGCCGCAGTTCCTGAAAACGCGGTATAATGAAACAGTGGCGCTGATCATGGCCGTTTTCTGGCTCTTCCTGTATGTATTCGTTAATCTGACCTCTATCTTATACCTCGGAGCACTGGCTATTAACGGCCTTTTAGGCGGTCAGTACCTGCATGTGGTAATGATTGCATTGTCCATTTTTGCTGTGTTTATTACCCTCGGTGGTATGAAGGTGATTGGTTATACAGATGTAATACAGGTGAGTGTACTGATCATAGGCGGACTTGCCACTACCTATATGGCCCTCACCCTGGTGAGTGAGCAATTCGGATTAGGACACGATGCCATTGCCGGATTTAATGCATTGATGAAAGATGCCCCCGATCATTTTCATATGATTCTGGCTAAACCCACCGCCGCTTCTTCTCAGGAATATATCAATAAGTATCTCGTGTTACCAGGTATCCTGATGTATGCAGCCGGACAGTGGATCGTGAATCTCAACTACTGGGGATGTAATCAGTATATCACACAACGCGCACTGGGAGCTAATTTGCAAACAGCGCGTACAGGTATTCTCTTCGCAGGCTTGCTGAAGATCATGATGCCTGTTATTGTGATGCTGCCAGGTATCGCTGCTTATGTGCTGCATAAGAATGGTCACCTGCCCGGACTTGAGAACAAAGATGGCGCTTATGCTGCCATACTTGGCTTCCTCCCTTCCGGTCTGAAAGGACTTTCCATCGCGGCTCTCACAGCTGCTATCGTTGCATCGCTCGCAGGTAAGGCCAACAGCATCTCTACCATCTTCACGCTGGATATTTATCATAGATACATCAGCAAAGAAGCTGACGAATCCCGCCTGGTTTGGATAGGCCGCATTACGGTGGTAGGTGCCATGTTACTGGCCATCCTCTTTACCTGGAACGATCTGCTGGGTATTGGCGGTGCAGGTGGATTTACTTTTATTCAGAAATACACCGGGTTTATCAGTCCGGGTGTGTTTGCCATGTTCCTGCTGGGCATGTTCTGGAAACGCACTACCGGCGCGGCTGCCGTAGCTGGTATCATCACCGGGTTTACCCTCTGTGTATTCTTCAACCAGTTTGCACCGGCAGTAACCGGGCATGAAACGATCTTCTATACTGCCTATCCGAATGGCAAAGGCGGTTACGAGATTCCTTTCCTGATCTGTATGGGCCTCGCCTTTATGTTTACCATGATCGTGATGATCCTGATCAGCCTTGCCGGTCCTAAAGTAAATCCCAAAGCATTTGTATTCGATAAGGGAATGTTCAGGATCAGTCCGGCTACAACCGTATTAATCGTAGTAACCCTCTTGCTCCTTTCAGCGCTGTATATACGGTTCTGGTGA
- a CDS encoding NUDIX hydrolase, translating to MKRYSQQTRLLFAVDCIIFGFDGQELKLLLIQRGFEPCKGKWSLVGGFVQMDESAEGAASRILRNLTGLDGLYMEQLHTFSAPDRDSVERTISVAYSALIDIQKYKQQLDEDFHAVWFPINHHPDLIFDHKAMVDLAKEKLRYKAALHPLLLELLPGKFTIPQLQHLYESVYNTSFDKGNFSRKILSTKLLVKLADKDKLSSKKGAFYYKVDRKKYNANFHAFLNFVPDPHVLQKNIR from the coding sequence TTGAAAAGATATTCGCAACAAACCAGGTTATTATTTGCCGTAGACTGTATCATTTTCGGATTCGACGGACAGGAATTGAAATTATTACTTATTCAGCGCGGCTTTGAGCCTTGTAAAGGAAAGTGGAGCCTGGTAGGAGGGTTTGTGCAGATGGATGAAAGCGCGGAAGGTGCTGCCAGTCGCATATTGCGTAACCTGACCGGACTTGATGGCCTGTACATGGAGCAATTGCATACCTTCAGCGCTCCCGATCGTGATAGTGTGGAACGTACCATTTCTGTTGCCTACTCCGCGTTGATAGATATTCAGAAATATAAGCAACAGCTGGATGAAGATTTCCATGCAGTGTGGTTTCCCATCAATCACCATCCCGATCTGATCTTCGATCACAAAGCAATGGTAGACCTGGCCAAGGAAAAGCTGCGTTACAAAGCCGCATTGCATCCATTGTTGCTGGAACTGCTGCCAGGGAAATTCACTATCCCGCAACTGCAGCACCTCTATGAATCCGTTTATAATACTTCCTTTGACAAAGGAAATTTCAGCCGTAAAATCCTTTCTACCAAATTACTCGTGAAGCTTGCCGATAAAGATAAGTTGAGCTCAAAGAAAGGAGCCTTCTATTATAAAGTGGATCGTAAGAAGTATAACGCCAATTTTCATGCATTCCTCAACTTTGTACCTGATCCTCACGTATTGCAGAAGAATATCCGCTGA
- the araA gene encoding L-arabinose isomerase, whose protein sequence is MIQLKKLEVWFVTGSQHLYGEETLRQVAAHSQEIATSLHNDSRIPVSVIYKPVVKTPEEIYAVCMEANAAPNCIGVITWMHTFSPAKMWIRGLKALSKPICHLHTQYNRDIPWGEIDMDFMNLNQSAHGDREFGFMMSRMRINRKVVTGHWQDPEVLEELGGWARVAAGWHDWQGARFVRFGDNMRYVAVTDGDKVEAEAALGFSCNTHGIGDLVQVINAISDKEVDTLVAEYADAYTISAALLKDPALKDAARIELGLKLFLETGNFKGFSDTFEDLHGMVQLPGIAVQRLMKAGYGFAGEGDWKTAALVRAMKVMGSGLPGGNSFMEDYTYHFDPANPLVLGSHMLEICESIANGKPSCEKHPLGIGGKADPVRLVFNAAAGPAINASVVDMGNRFRLLVNEVEAVAPPKDLPKLPVARVLWKPYPDMKKGCTAWILAGGAHHTCYSQNLTAVHMQDFADIAGIELALIGKNTDLREFRNELRWNDASY, encoded by the coding sequence ATGATTCAACTTAAAAAATTAGAGGTCTGGTTTGTAACCGGTAGCCAGCATCTTTACGGCGAGGAAACGCTCAGACAGGTGGCAGCGCACAGCCAGGAAATAGCAACATCGTTACACAACGATAGCCGTATACCCGTTAGCGTTATATACAAACCGGTGGTGAAAACCCCGGAAGAAATATATGCAGTGTGCATGGAAGCTAATGCAGCTCCCAATTGCATCGGTGTGATAACCTGGATGCATACCTTTTCACCGGCCAAAATGTGGATACGTGGGCTCAAAGCCTTGTCTAAACCAATTTGCCACCTGCATACCCAATATAACAGAGACATTCCCTGGGGAGAGATAGACATGGACTTCATGAACCTGAACCAGAGCGCTCACGGCGACCGCGAGTTCGGATTCATGATGAGCCGCATGCGTATTAACCGCAAAGTAGTCACCGGGCACTGGCAGGATCCGGAAGTACTGGAAGAACTGGGGGGATGGGCCAGAGTGGCCGCAGGCTGGCACGACTGGCAGGGCGCCCGCTTTGTTCGTTTCGGAGATAACATGCGCTACGTAGCCGTGACCGACGGCGATAAGGTAGAAGCGGAAGCTGCACTGGGCTTCTCCTGCAATACCCACGGGATCGGTGATCTGGTACAGGTGATCAACGCCATTTCAGATAAAGAAGTGGATACACTGGTGGCAGAATACGCAGACGCCTATACGATATCAGCAGCCTTATTAAAAGATCCTGCCCTGAAAGATGCTGCCAGAATTGAACTGGGCCTCAAATTATTTCTGGAAACCGGTAATTTCAAAGGCTTCTCCGATACCTTTGAAGACCTGCACGGCATGGTGCAGCTCCCAGGGATTGCTGTACAACGCCTGATGAAAGCAGGTTACGGCTTTGCCGGGGAAGGCGACTGGAAAACTGCTGCCCTGGTAAGAGCCATGAAAGTAATGGGCAGCGGACTTCCCGGTGGTAACTCTTTCATGGAAGACTATACCTACCACTTCGATCCTGCCAACCCACTGGTACTGGGCTCTCACATGCTGGAAATATGTGAATCCATCGCCAACGGAAAACCATCCTGCGAAAAGCATCCGCTGGGCATCGGCGGTAAGGCCGATCCGGTACGCCTCGTGTTCAACGCCGCCGCAGGACCAGCTATCAACGCTTCCGTCGTAGATATGGGCAACCGTTTTCGCCTGCTCGTAAATGAAGTGGAAGCAGTAGCCCCCCCAAAGGATTTACCAAAGCTGCCGGTAGCCCGCGTGCTCTGGAAGCCATACCCCGACATGAAGAAGGGCTGCACCGCCTGGATACTCGCCGGTGGCGCCCATCATACCTGCTACAGCCAGAACCTCACGGCTGTTCATATGCAGGACTTTGCAGATATCGCCGGTATAGAGCTCGCGCTTATCGGCAAAAACACCGATCTGCGCGAGTTCAGAAATGAACTCAGATGGAATGATGCAAGCTATTAA
- a CDS encoding ribulokinase, translating into MKEAYVIGVDFGTDSVRSVIADVRNGAEIASSVFHYPRWKDGLYCNAAQSRFRQHPLDYIEGLEASIRQCLQQAGPVVTAAVRAISVDTTGSTPVAVDETGTPLALTPGFENNPNAMFVLWKDHTAIKEAAAINATAAGLPENYLRFVGGIYSSEWFWAKLLHILRADEAVRKATWSWVEHCDWIPFLLSGGRHASQLKRGVCSAGHKALYAAEFGGLPPDAFFSAIDPLLQGFTQRLFSTTYTASEAVGTLCPEWAERLGLPVSVVIGVGAFDAHMGAVGGQIEPYHLSKVMGTSTCDMLVAPLEEMKHKLVRGICGQVPGSVIPGMMGMEAGQSAFGDAYAWFTNVLSWPLKHVLPSSELVDAATADRLVKDTTSRLLTSLAQQAALITPDENSELGIDWLNGRRTPDADQSLKGTLTGLNLATDAPRLFRAVAESTCFGAKSIVERFEREGVPVKGLIGIGGVAKKSPFIMQMMADVMNMPIRIHRSEQTCALGAAMFAATAAGLFEKVELAMDQMGQGFEITYYPDVQRAGIYENRYQRYKALGAFTSTLNVD; encoded by the coding sequence ATGAAAGAAGCATATGTCATTGGTGTGGACTTTGGCACCGACTCTGTCAGGTCTGTTATTGCAGATGTGCGGAATGGCGCGGAAATAGCATCGTCGGTATTTCATTATCCCCGCTGGAAAGACGGGCTTTATTGCAATGCAGCACAGAGCCGCTTCCGGCAACATCCACTCGATTACATAGAAGGACTGGAAGCTTCCATCCGGCAATGCCTGCAACAGGCCGGGCCGGTAGTTACGGCAGCCGTCAGGGCCATTTCCGTGGATACCACCGGATCTACACCGGTTGCTGTGGATGAAACAGGAACTCCCCTGGCACTGACTCCTGGCTTTGAGAACAATCCCAATGCCATGTTCGTACTTTGGAAAGATCATACTGCTATTAAAGAGGCTGCTGCCATAAATGCTACCGCGGCGGGTTTACCGGAAAACTACCTGAGATTTGTAGGAGGGATCTATTCCTCTGAATGGTTCTGGGCAAAACTACTGCATATACTTCGTGCAGACGAGGCCGTTAGAAAAGCCACCTGGTCGTGGGTGGAGCATTGCGATTGGATACCCTTTCTCCTCTCCGGAGGCCGGCATGCCAGCCAGCTGAAACGCGGCGTTTGCAGTGCCGGACATAAGGCATTATATGCTGCTGAGTTCGGAGGGCTGCCACCGGATGCATTCTTTTCGGCAATAGACCCGCTGTTACAGGGATTTACCCAGCGGCTTTTTTCTACTACATACACTGCTTCAGAAGCGGTAGGTACCCTGTGCCCGGAATGGGCCGAACGACTGGGACTACCTGTCAGCGTAGTGATAGGAGTGGGGGCTTTCGATGCGCATATGGGCGCCGTAGGCGGACAAATAGAGCCCTATCACCTCAGCAAGGTAATGGGTACTTCTACCTGCGATATGCTGGTAGCGCCCCTGGAAGAAATGAAACATAAGCTGGTAAGAGGTATATGCGGGCAGGTGCCAGGTTCCGTGATACCGGGCATGATGGGCATGGAAGCCGGGCAATCAGCATTTGGAGATGCCTACGCCTGGTTTACGAATGTGTTATCCTGGCCACTGAAGCATGTACTGCCTTCGTCCGAACTGGTAGATGCGGCCACCGCCGATCGACTGGTAAAAGACACTACCAGCCGTTTACTTACCAGCCTTGCTCAACAAGCTGCCCTGATTACGCCGGATGAAAACAGTGAACTGGGGATCGACTGGCTGAATGGCCGTCGTACGCCGGATGCTGACCAGTCGCTGAAAGGCACCTTAACCGGCCTTAACCTGGCTACCGACGCTCCGCGCCTTTTCCGCGCCGTTGCAGAATCAACCTGCTTTGGCGCTAAATCGATTGTAGAACGCTTTGAACGGGAAGGCGTACCTGTTAAAGGTCTGATTGGTATCGGAGGTGTGGCGAAGAAGTCTCCCTTTATTATGCAGATGATGGCAGATGTAATGAATATGCCGATCCGCATACATCGCTCTGAACAGACCTGCGCACTGGGTGCCGCCATGTTCGCCGCCACCGCTGCCGGCCTGTTCGAAAAGGTAGAACTGGCAATGGATCAGATGGGACAGGGCTTTGAAATAACTTATTACCCCGATGTACAACGGGCCGGGATATACGAAAACAGGTATCAGCGGTATAAGGCACTGGGGGCATTTACTTCTACTCTAAACGTCGACTGA
- the araD gene encoding L-ribulose-5-phosphate 4-epimerase AraD codes for MQRYQHIRQEAYEANMQLPALGLVLFTFGNVSAADRSLGVFAIKPSGVPYNELSPEKMVIVDYEGKTVEGPLRPSSDTQTHAVLYKHWEHIGGIVHTHSTYATAWAQSLRDIPIYGTTHADHNTVDIPCAPPMSDEMIAGQYEYETGFQIMNELARRSLSYEDVEMILVGNHAPFTWAKTPAKAVYNSAVLESVAHMAYLTELLNKNAPRLKDALIKKHFERKHGPGSYYGQ; via the coding sequence ATGCAACGATATCAACATATCCGGCAGGAAGCATACGAAGCTAATATGCAGTTACCTGCGCTGGGCCTGGTACTCTTCACCTTCGGCAACGTTAGCGCCGCTGACCGCAGCCTGGGTGTTTTTGCCATCAAACCAAGCGGGGTGCCATACAATGAACTATCTCCTGAGAAAATGGTGATAGTGGATTATGAAGGGAAAACAGTAGAAGGGCCATTGCGCCCTTCTTCTGATACACAAACACATGCTGTACTCTATAAACACTGGGAGCATATAGGTGGAATTGTACATACACATTCTACCTACGCTACGGCCTGGGCACAAAGTCTTCGTGATATACCCATCTACGGTACCACTCATGCGGACCATAATACCGTAGATATTCCCTGTGCACCTCCAATGAGCGATGAGATGATAGCCGGGCAATATGAGTATGAAACAGGATTCCAGATCATGAATGAACTGGCCCGCAGAAGCCTCTCTTACGAAGATGTAGAGATGATCCTGGTTGGCAACCACGCTCCGTTTACATGGGCTAAAACCCCGGCCAAAGCGGTGTATAACAGCGCGGTACTGGAATCAGTAGCACATATGGCATACCTGACCGAACTGCTCAATAAAAATGCGCCACGACTGAAAGATGCGCTGATAAAAAAACACTTTGAACGTAAACACGGTCCCGGTTCATACTACGGACAATAA